The genomic stretch ATCATTGCGAATCATTAGAACACTAAGAAGTGGGAGGGATTGTAATAATCCCGCCTCATTTGACCACAAAGGTGTCAGCTCCTCACAATTTTCAACATCTAGATATTTTACATGTGTTGGTCCTTCAAGAATAAGCCCTTCTATTGGATATGTGAATTCTGAAATTATTGAAAAAGACTTGGAACTTAATGAGTGGAAGACGACCTTGTTTTCACGCATCACCCCATTGGATCCTCCAATTTGTACTCTGCATAGCTCAGGAAAGCTTGAAATTGAAACCACCAATCTCGGACAGCCTTGTATCAAAACGTTTTTTAGTAAAGGAAAATAGTTAGGTAACTTCCCCAACAACTTGGNNNNNNNNNNNNNNNNNNNNNNNNNNNNNNNNNNNNNNNNNNNNNNNNNNNNNNNNNNNNNNNNNNNNNNNNNNNNNNNNNNNNNNNNNNNNNNNNNNNNTTGTGACTCTGTCAACATCGAAGTCTTGAGAAACACAAGCCCATGCTTTCAAAGCAAAAGAGTTTTGTACTGCTTCATCATTGTACACCAGCTGAGCAAGAGTTGTCTTCCCTATACCCCCTATACCAAGAATAGGAATCACAGAGAGTTGAGCATCACTACAATATTTTTCACCCACCAACAATTCAACTAAAGCCTCTTTATCTTTGTCCCTGCCAGGCTGCCATAAACATGAGGTTCAGGTTCAGTCAGTACAGAAGTTGGCGCCGGAACTTGTGTTTTCCCATGTGACCTCCCATCAGCAGTTTCCTTCAAATTCAGTTGATCTTTCCGGGTCACGATTTCATTGAAACGATCCGTGACCTCCTTTATCTTTTACTGCAGCGTACCATCAATCTTATGAGTGGACGAAGCACCTGGGATGTTGAGTTTGCGTACCTTACTTGGGCGAGCCTGATTTTCAGCTAGGAATGCATCGGTGGCGAGCTCATCCACTATATCGTTCACATCGTAAACCAAGTGTTTGAGATCATCCAATCACTCTTTCACCACCCTGTCAGTATATTGCTTCTCCTCCGCATCATCAAGCATTTCCTGAATATCTTGCAGCTTTTGTCTCCACTTGTCCAGGTTTGCTTGAAGTCCCTTTCCCTTTCCGCCTAAGAAGTCCCAAAACTTGGGAACCGCCAATCGATCATACAGCGACTCTAACAATTTAGAGAGAACGAACTCTCCCACTTTCGCAACAATGAACTCTTTCACGGGTTCCATGGtaggaaggaaggaaggaaggcATGAAAAAGGAAACGATGCAAATTAAGAGATTGGAATCTTGTGTGAAAGCTTGGCAACTCTCAAAACTTGTTATTGCTTTGAGGAAGTAGGGGCTGTTTGGGATCTTCctcaattttcatattttattttattgcaagGATTCAAAACTGCATGCTTCGAGGAAGTACACGAGAGTTCGTCGCGTGCTTGCCGGGATATTCTTTCTCAACTTGCATATTctattttctgtgtttttttacTATCATGATTATCCtcccacccacccacccactTGCACCCATAACTATTATATTGCTGTTTACGTGTGGAttgttctctgttttttgtgttttggtaAACGCACCTTAATCTCagaattcattttaaaaaaacactgTAGATGTTGAAACTGATTTCTGCAGTTTAGATGGTTAAGATTGTTTGATCGTCCATTAGGTGGTTGGTTTTATCTGATTAAGATTGATTGATGCATAAAAAAGATTATCTATGAGGTAGTTGTTCACTACACAAAAAATTAAGAGCAACTTGCCTATCACTATTATATTGCTGTTTACGTATggctttttctctgtttttttatcAGAAGCAAAGTCCGAATTTACCATCTATTACTATcatattttatgtttgtctttgaTAACGACTTGACAACCACCCAAAATGTTGACGTTGACGAAGATTTAAAGCGAAATTAAGAAATAGTGTAGAAATTaagagttttgtttttgtttttgggttaaatactgcAGCAAACATTACAGTTTGTTAATGAACTCTGGTGTATCCTGTAACCCTTTCccttatttgtttaaaaaaaaaaaaaaaaaactctggtGTAGCCACATGGAGGATGCTCATTTAGTAAGTAGAGCAACATTGTCCGGCTTTGATATGATTTGATGAATCGAGCTTTTGATCATTTCATATGAAAATTAACTGGTATCCAATAAGAAAAGCCAAAGCCttttatgacatttaaaatcgcaCCCCCGTAAGACATGTTTTAAGAACCGTATACATGAGTAGAGTGACATTGTTACACCTCATCTTAATCTACTTCTTGAAATAAATCCCCTGTGCATGACCGAAACAAAGTAGAACTCCAACTCTTGACAAATTAGCAACCACGGCACTTCTGTGATACAATGGTACGTAGTTGGTAGTTAAGCTTCAAGGAGATAAATTAATATGCACAACACTTCATATTAACATCTTCTAGAATCGTTAATATGCACAACACTGCTCAACGTCGAAAGCTTTTCTACATTACATACACAATCTGTGGTTTACATTGCATAATCTGAAGGTCTAGTGCAACCAATGAAGCAGATTGCTTttactttcattaaaaaaacaagctTCAGGACCAATGAATCGTTGTTTAGTTTGAGTGAATTTAAAATATTCAGTTGCCCCAAACTAAATGAAATATATTCTTATTAGTAACTGAATTGATCACATCTTTACTCTACCTCTGCACACTTGTATCTCCCtcctagtttttctttaaaaaagaaaaaagaaagttgaagcCAAATTGAGCagaataaaggaaaaattacaaaataaggCTTCTGTGTTTGCTTGCCACAGTCCTTGAGCAGAAATAACTGAAACAAAGTTGAAGATAATAAAAACTAATGGTGAAAAGAAATATAGTTAAATAAACTGAACGAACAATTAGTTAGAGCTGCTAGAACCAATCTCATGAGGAACATTTTCTTTCAACCAATTAGTGGAGTAGAATTTCTGTTAAGAGtatattatgagattttatTTCAGAGATAATGCATTTCAGGTTattctttatatcattattccGTTATTTGTTGGGTGTTTCAGGTTGTAGTTTTGACACTCAACTGTAACATCACATGACCCTAATAGTCAATTATTTGCTTTTGATATCCTGCCTGCAGGTGGCTTTCGCTGGAACATCTTATTCATTGTTGCAGAGAATAGGTGCAATAGTGGTATGTTTagcatgattaaaaaaaaaaaaaaaaacccgtacTTTACAATAATCTGAAATTCTTATGGTATATATCAATCTCTTATGCAGCGTAATGAAGCCAAACTATTTGCAGTTGGGACCGGTGCATCTCTCGTTAGTGAAAAACTTACATGTTTTGAAATGCCTCATATCTAGTTTTCTACAACTTTTCGGTGTATTATCTTTTGAATTTGGCTGTGAGACTTTTTTGTGCTATTATTGGTGCATTGTTTATAGAAATATTACGATCATCAATTTGTAGACAAGAGAACTTCTGACTCTCCAAAAGATggaaaaaaggcaaaaataaaaaataaaaccacagAAAGATTAATCAACATGCTTATAATTAATTGTATTCTCAAACCACTAAAAAAGATGCTTTGTCAAAAGAGTacaaatattttggaaaaaccTATATACGACTCCTAATCACACCTAGAAGGGGGTTGAATAGTTGTATGCAAATAATACGTGGAACTAAAATATTAAACACTAGCAATCaatcattcaccaaaatatgtaaaatgaTAAATCACAgagacacatatattttggttacgaagaggaaaccatttagagaactctctaaaatgtaaaacctctccggggcaggcAAACCCAATAAATCACTAAATCagcaaaaaaataagaattacaagaagttcacacttacaaaatatTTGAAGTTGACATTCtcttgcataagacaagcgacccacttgacttctaccgcaattgccctttccagaacatgtGAAACAATCCTTCTatgtgatctcccttcaccagAACTCGGGTTGACTTCAATTGATTTATCACCAAGGACAAtcaaacgatcactctaagagacAGAATTAACTCTCTATAACAAaagactctcttagcacaaatTGTCGAACTCTAGATGCAAAATTCGTAGTTATACAGATttgtagagatctatatatatagactagAGACCCCTAGTCTAATCGAAACACAATCTGtttgaaaataaacttaaaatacACGGGGCATCCAGACGGGAAGTGAGTTCGTTGGGATGGCTTGCAAACaagattgcagacgaggctgTCGGGTTTTCTTGTTCAGCCATCACGTCCGGAAGGCTTGCGCATGGCCAGCGAACGGAGCTCTTGGGATTTAGTATTGGAGAATTTCATCTTGCATCATGTCCGGATTGCCCTTGTATCCGTCCAGATGATCCTTGTTCCTGTGCGGATGGGGCTTCCCTGAAACTGTTGCAACGTTCTTTGGAAGATGCCATAATACAAGTGGGATGCAATTACAAGGTTTTGATCACCAAAATCAGCCAATTacatattttgacaaaaatatctAACATATTTCATAGCACAATCCTAATGCTGCATTAGAATAATCGCTTCCCCTTCTTCATCCTTACCTATGTTGTTCCAAGGGTAATGATATAAATGTAACTACAAGAGTATAGATAATTCATagcaataaaattaattaccattttctaaaacaaaaagatCATAAAAAGGAGGAAATATTACCATCAATATCCTCTTCAGGATCAACATTTTCATCATTGAAAACTTTGGCTTCCATCTACAAGGGTGTGATGACAAATCATTGGACAAAATGTATCTTGCTTGCTGTTTAGGCCAGGAGTGTTGAACTTGGAGGTTTcatgtttcttcttctttcttctttgtgaAGCCCCCAAAGGCACTGTCTTCACAATTAGATACTGCAAAATTGTTTGAGGATAACCTTTGTAAATTGCCAAAAAATAATGAGCAATAAGATACCGCAAAATTAATCTTGTCAATCCATTTATTGAATATGATAGCCATTATAAATGTCCATAATATGGCTAAGATCACTATGCAGATGCCAACACTATCAGAGTATCAAAATTCAGTTACATACCTCTTTTAGGGGGTACCAATGATTTGTTGAATCGGTAATGGGTAGCAATAGGCCAATTGGTACCGATAAACTCAAATGTTCGAAGGCCTTCTCTCCCTGCTTGGTGACTGGGGCATTAGAACAAACACTCAGGATGCCATTATGAGAGCCGAACAAGACTAGCAAACCCCAACAGCAAACCAACAAGAATGGCAGCAAGAAATAGGAGCAACAGGATCGCTCCAATGCCAACATTCAGATGACAACCAAAAAAGCCTCCCATATCTATGCAGCATTGATGACAAGTATAAAATTCCCAAACATGAGAATTACAACCGATGCAAATCCAAGTTCCAAAACAACGAAATTGTTTCTTAGGCAAANNNNNNNNNNNNNNNNNNNNNNNNNNNNNNNNNNNNNNNNNNNNNNNNNNNNNNNNNNNNNNNNNNNNNNNNNNNNNNNNNNNNNNNNNNNNNNNNNNNNGTACATGGAATACTACaacatttatttacttttcagACTGCAGCTGAGTTGGAGCGGCGAAGAGAAAAGTTCTCGAAGGAACTGGATTTTGTCTTTGCTGATGTGGTACTTTCTTCTTGATTACTTGAATAGTTTGTTAATCTCACAAGAATCTGTTTCTCTTAAGTTATATGTGATTTTCTTCACGATCTTAGGTAGAAAGTTAATAGGACTGGTCACTCAACAGTGTGTATGCACGTTTGGGCTATAGCAGAACCCTGTTACAGAGTTAAGTAGAGTTATCACTTATCATGACCCCAGGTTCATCAGACATTTGGCCCTAGATAGCAGAAAATTGATACTTTTATTACTCTAGCAGATTTCAGGTGCTTTGACAGCTTTCTTGAATTTAGTTGAGTTAGAATATGGGATCTAATTTGTTCTTgtccaattaaaatttttcctatGCTACCCTTaacccaataaataaataaaagaaaaaaagttctcACATGCTACATATGTATTTAGTCATTCCTCCCAGTATGTTGTAGGATTGCAAAGTTTCTGGTTATATTCGTCACTCTTATAGATTTGGTATCTTTCTGATTTAGTTTTTATCTTAGGTGATGGCCATTATAGCAGATTTTATGCTCGTCTGGCTTCCTGCTCCTACTGTTTCTCTCCGTCCACCTCTTGCAGTCAGTGCCGGATCTGTTACTAAGTTTTTCTACGGCTGTCCTGATAATGCATTTCAGGTTATTCTTTATATCAGTATTCAGTTATTTGTTGGGTGTTCAGGTTGTAGTTTTGACACTCAACTGTAACATCAGATGAACCTAATAGCCAATTATTTGCTTTTGATATCGTGTCTGCAGGTGGCTTTGGCTGGAACATCTTATTCATTGTTACAGAGAATAGGTGCAATAGTGGTATGTTTAGCatgattacaaaaaaaaaaaaaaaaaagctgtacTTTCCAATAAATCAGAAATTCTTATGGTATATATCAATCCCTTATGCAGCGTAATGGAGCCAAACTATTTGCAGTTGGGACCGGTGCATCTCTGGTTAGTGAAAAACTTACATGTTTTGAAATGCCCCATATGTAGTTTTCTATAACTTTTAGGTGTATTATCTTTTGAATTTGGCTGTGAGACTTTTTTGTGCTATTATTGGTGCTTTTCCAGagcatatttatttattctgtCAAAACTATCTCTACTTTTGGAGCATTTTCCCACACTTGTCACAATTAGATACACCAAAGTTTCTGGTTTGAAAACTGGAAACATATGGCAGTTGACAAATAGAAGTGTagttataaaaaatttctattatACGAGTATTCAAACTTGTACGACTCAAATACTCAGATCTTCTGTtatagaggaaaagaaaaatgcataagAGAATCATGTATTCTATGAGGTATTTTCCTACTCAAGATATTGGATCACCAATTAAGGACTTTAGAGattcttttattaataaatcGTTTGCTGGTGAAGCAGCAGATATCAAAGTTCCACTTGTCCAAAATTTTGGTATATGATTGATGATATCACTAATTATTTGGTGTCATATGACTGAATGACGCATTTTTCAGATTGGTACAGGCATAACAAATGCATTGATTAATGCACGAAAAGCTCTTGATAAATCGTTTGCTGGCGAAGCAGAGGATGTGCCTATATTATCAACCAGTGTTGCATATGGTGTGTATATGGCAGTTTCTAGCAACCTAAGGTATGTGGTTTAATACAAATAAGTATCTATAATTAGCCTCAGCTTCTAGCAATTTTCTATTTTCGTCACAAATCTAATATTATGGATTATAAATCAACCCCCCCTTcccaaagggaaaaaaaaaaggttaccaTGTACATGAGAGAGTAGGAAGTATTTGGCAACCATAGCAGTATATATTATGTCCTTATGAGTAATGAATAGGTGAGGCTAGTTCTATCAGATCATCATCTCAATGTACAGCTATTTTGGAGGACAAATTATATACTTTCTTTGTTCAACAGGTACCAAGTACTTGCGGGTGTAATTGAACAACGAATCCTGGAACCCTTGCTGCACCAGCACAAGCTTATACTGAGTGCTATTTGCTTCGTTGTCCGAACT from Corylus avellana chromosome ca1, CavTom2PMs-1.0 encodes the following:
- the LOC132173486 gene encoding protein RETICULATA-RELATED 4, chloroplastic-like, with protein sequence HGILQHLFTFQTAAELERRREKFSKELDFVFADVVMAIIADFMLVWLPAPTVSLRPPLAVSAGSVTKFFYGCPDNAFQVALAGTSYSLLQRIGAIVRNGAKLFAVGTGASLIGTGITNALINARKALDKSFAGEAEDVPILSTSVAYGVYMAVSSNLRYQVLAGVIEQRILEPLLHQHKLILSAICFVVRTGNTFLGSLMWVDYARWTGIQKIRD